The following coding sequences lie in one Helicoverpa zea isolate HzStark_Cry1AcR chromosome 2, ilHelZeax1.1, whole genome shotgun sequence genomic window:
- the LOC124644565 gene encoding uncharacterized protein LOC124644565: MSEPEIFSDADSKCEVSKVGLPMRCPPFCPEEPAVWFAQIEGQFVLGRISSDTTKFYTVVTQLETKYAMQVKDIITKPPETNKYEKLKTELINRLSASQEKRIQQLLIHEELGDRRPSQFLRHLQNLAGPAGASDFVKSLWTNRLPQNIQTVIASQIADLPVEKLAEIADRVYDIVPCTPQVAATSASTSTAPDLVKEVSELTKQVARLSSQMNSKWRGRSRSRSQSRHNQRRYYRGRSNNSRTPQPPPNHPHCYYHYTFGDKANKCRQPCTFTSENAKGGR, from the coding sequence atgtcggaGCCAGAAATTTTTTCCGACGCTGACAGTAAGTGCGAAGTATCGAAAGTCGGACTTCCAATGCGTTGTCCGCCCTTTTGTCCGGAAGAACCAGCTGTATGGTTCGCCCAAATAGAGGGCCAGTTTGTCCTAGGAAGAATAAGTAGCGATACGACAAAATTCTATACCGTGGTTACTCAACTAGAAACGAAGTACGCAATGCAGGTTAAAGACATTATCACAAAGCCGCCAGAGacaaataagtatgaaaaattaaaaactgaattaattaatcgtCTTTCTGCGTCACAGGAGAAGCGGATCCAGCAATTATTAATCCATGAGGAGCTAGGTGACCGCCGGCCTTCTCAGTTTCTACGGCATCTGCAAAATTTAGCTGGACCCGCTGGTGCTTCGGATTTTGTGAAAAGTCTGTGGACTAACCGCTTGCCGCAAAATATACAGACAGTGATTGCTTCACAGATTGCCGACCTGCCGGTAGAAAAGCTAGCAGAGATTGCTGACCGGGTGTACGACATTGTACCATGCACCCCGCAAGTCGCTGCCACCTCTGCATCTACCAGCACCGCGCCGGACTTGGTCAAAGAAGTAAGCGAACTTACAAAACAAGTTGCCCGGCTGTCATCGCAAATGAACAGCAAGTGGAGAGGGCGCTCTCGCTCTCGCTCACAGTCTCGGCACAACCAAAGAAGGTATTATCGCGGTCGCTCTAATAACTCTAGGACTCCACAGCCACCACCGAACCACCCGCATTGCTACTACCACTACACCTTTGGAGACAAGGCAAACAAGTGTAGACAACCATGCACATTTACGTCGGAAAACGCAAAGGGCGGTCGCTAG
- the LOC124644570 gene encoding uncharacterized protein LOC124644570: MSITRTPPKLFVSDPDLSTRGNDSSNSPLNVTMRNYKRARLIDDVGGVSAESPLEDTTGDIRELIKSLIAQQNIKFEAMESSIREIKEQYLSITSMENNILDIKVQNSDIQTVNKEIIKNVDFISSQMKDIENKICKLEGERNNYNAQIHILEDKIETMERNSRKTCIEIRGVPKKSGESKQELYQLISSASGAIKTVLSESQIKDVYRLPSRENVQTSTVVAEFTNTLVKENFLKAAKKYNNENRNNELNTIHLGLPGPAAAVYISENLTAKTKRLLFLARDLAKVESYQYCWVSNGRVFLRKKQGAPSILIKNENSFLKLKQSDQPTAGNTKGAI, translated from the coding sequence ATGAGCATTACCAGAACGCCACCAAAACTATTTGTATCGGACCCAGACCTCTCTACTCGTGGAAATGACTCTTCAAATTCTCCGCTCAACGTCACAATGAGAAACTATAAACGCGCGCGGTTAATTGATGATGTCGGAGGTGTTTCTGCGGAGTCGCCGCTAGAGGACACCACGGGTGACATAAGGGAACTTATTAAGTCATTGATCgcacaacaaaatataaaatttgaaGCTATGGAGTCTAGTATACGCGAAATCAAAGAGCAGTACCTCTCCATTACTTCTatggaaaataatatattagacATAAAAGTACAAAACAGTGATATTCAAACTGTTAATAAAGAGATTATTAAAAATGTGGATTTTATCTCTAGTCAAATGAAGGATATTGAGAATAAAATTTGTAAACTGGAGGGAGAACGCAACAATTACAATGCTCAAATCCATATTCTCGAGGATAAAATTGAAACAATGGAACGTAACTCCAGGAAAACCTGCATCGAAATAAGGGGTGTCCCGAAAAAATCTGGCGAGTCAAAACAAGAACTGTATCAACTAATTTCATCTGCGTCAGGTGCAATTAAGACAGTCCTGTCGGAATCACAAATTAAAGACGTCTACAGGCTACCTTCTAGAGAAAACGTTCAGACTAGCACGGTCGTTGCCGAATTTACGAACACTCTCGTCAAAGAAAACTTTCTAAAAGccgcaaaaaaatataataatgaaaataggaACAATGAACTGAACACTATTCACTTGGGCCTGCCGGGACCTGCAGCTGCGGTCTACATCTCGGAGAATCTCACCGCGAAAACTAAACGGCTTCTCTTCCTTGCTCGTGACTTGGCCAAAGTCGAATCATACCAATACTGCTGGGTCTCTAACGGCAGAGTTTTCCTTCGCAAGAAACAAGGTGCCCCGTCGATTCTCATCAAAAATGAAAACAGTTTTCTCAAATTAAAACAGTCAGACCAACCCACCGCTGGTAATACTAAGGGCGCGATATGA